A single window of Ictalurus punctatus breed USDA103 chromosome 27, Coco_2.0, whole genome shotgun sequence DNA harbors:
- the si:ch211-79m20.1 gene encoding myb-like protein Q isoform X1, protein MCTSEPPAKISIQDFFMSGLAVCHEVRQSADPVPVSLVNLVMNSPISSMKDLQELLDVHSVEEEEDEDHSNGTHKRLPRSLGDVQMAQPAVCKVRTEVMEVTRSMLDRSNANFLLWPLCVEVQRCSGCCNTRTLQCVPVSTETRHLQMTKIQFVNRQPFYEKVVLPVEDHLSCSCKPRTVSHTTWTKTTTSPPPPPRLVSKPPISRSQSKEELHRHDDLKHNQRFQLEDRETQWQSKYTLSHTQRAPVHTPVRTPAHTEDASTRHASFGVTRMLSDTTQHLTPTQEHHRHHSEPEKVQEHHGHSGSGDNKIKSTASGEHTEHRQHHHDNHEAVTKHSHELTESHATEHHHSQSDVTLHHSSQLEAPVITFSHVEVIGQSSGQSEMPSQSSTPSLHQSEEKDQLQSQSEADKLSESGQEKVEHHHHHHHHHHPTQAGTQRAVTNAPAGTPPTPHTPPPAVPQRKRRRKQRRRMSKSAMRAMIMVMS, encoded by the exons ATGTGTACGTCTGAGCCACCTGCCAAGATCAGCATACAGGATTTCTTTATGTCTGGACTGGCGGTTTGCCACGAGGTTCGGCAGAGcgcc GACCCTGTCCCCGTGTCTCTGGTGAATTTGGTGATGAACTCTCCCATCTCATCCATGAAGGATCTACAGGAGCTGCTGGACGTTCACTCCGTAG aagaagaagaggacgAGGATCATTCCAATGGAACGCATAAACGCCTTCCCAGAAGTCTCG gTGATGTACAGATGGCTCAGCCGGCTGTGTGTAAGGTGCGAACTGAGGTGATGGAGGTTACGCGCTCCATGTTAGACCGAAGCAATGCTAACTTCCTGCTCTGGCCACTTTGTGTGGAGGTGCAGCGCTGCTCAGGCTGCTGCAACACGCGGACGCTGCAGTGTGTGCCCGTTTCCACCGAGACGCGCCAtctacag ATGACTAAGATCCAGTTCGTCAACAGACAACCCTTCTACGAGAAGGTCGTCTTACCTGTGGAGGACCATCTCAGCTGTAGCTGTAAACCACGCACTGTCAGTCACACCACTTGGACGAAGACCACGACGTCCCCACCTCCTCCCCCCAGACTCGTCAGCAAACCCCCCATCTCCAGGAGTCAATCAAAAGAGGAGTTACATCGCCACGACGACCTGAAACACAACCAGAGGTTCCAGCTGGAGGATCGAGAGACTCAGTGGCAATCGAAATACACACTGTCGCACACGCAGAGAGCGCCCGTACACACGCCCGTACGCACGCCCGCACACACGGAAGACGCATCGACGAGGCACGCGAGCTTTGGCGTAACACGTATGCTGAGCGACACGACGCAACACCTCACACCGACGCAAGAGCACCACAGACACCACTCGGAGCCGGAGAAGGTTCAGGAACACCACGGGCACTCTGGCAGTGGCGACAACAAGATAAAATCCACAGCAAGCGGAGAACACACAGAACATCGTCAGCATCACCACGACAACCACGAAGCAGTGACAAAACACAGCCATGAGCTGACTGAATCACACGCCACTGAGCATCACCACAGCCAATCAGACGTGACGCTTCACCACAGCAGCCAATTGGAAGCCCCAGTGATCACCTTTAGCCACGTAGAGGTCATTGGCCAGTCAAGCGGCCAAAGCGAGATGCCTAGCCAATCGTCAACGCCCAGTTTGCACCAATCAGAAGAGAAGGACCAGCTCCAAAGCCAATCAGAGGCAGACAAGCTATCAGAGTCGGGGCAGGAAAAAGTAgagcatcaccatcatcaccatcatcatcatcatccaacaCAAGCTGGCACACAAAGAGCAG TGACGAACGCTCCTGCCGGCACGCCTCCTACGCCTCACACACCCCCTCCCGCCGTTCCTCAGCGGAAACGAAGGAGAAAGCAAAGGAGGAGAATGAGCAAGTCCGCCATGAGGGCCATGATCAT GGTCATGTCCTAA
- the si:ch211-79m20.1 gene encoding myb-like protein Q isoform X2, whose protein sequence is MCTSEPPAKISIQDFFMSGLAVCHEDPVPVSLVNLVMNSPISSMKDLQELLDVHSVEEEEDEDHSNGTHKRLPRSLGDVQMAQPAVCKVRTEVMEVTRSMLDRSNANFLLWPLCVEVQRCSGCCNTRTLQCVPVSTETRHLQMTKIQFVNRQPFYEKVVLPVEDHLSCSCKPRTVSHTTWTKTTTSPPPPPRLVSKPPISRSQSKEELHRHDDLKHNQRFQLEDRETQWQSKYTLSHTQRAPVHTPVRTPAHTEDASTRHASFGVTRMLSDTTQHLTPTQEHHRHHSEPEKVQEHHGHSGSGDNKIKSTASGEHTEHRQHHHDNHEAVTKHSHELTESHATEHHHSQSDVTLHHSSQLEAPVITFSHVEVIGQSSGQSEMPSQSSTPSLHQSEEKDQLQSQSEADKLSESGQEKVEHHHHHHHHHHPTQAGTQRAVTNAPAGTPPTPHTPPPAVPQRKRRRKQRRRMSKSAMRAMIMVMS, encoded by the exons ATGTGTACGTCTGAGCCACCTGCCAAGATCAGCATACAGGATTTCTTTATGTCTGGACTGGCGGTTTGCCACGAG GACCCTGTCCCCGTGTCTCTGGTGAATTTGGTGATGAACTCTCCCATCTCATCCATGAAGGATCTACAGGAGCTGCTGGACGTTCACTCCGTAG aagaagaagaggacgAGGATCATTCCAATGGAACGCATAAACGCCTTCCCAGAAGTCTCG gTGATGTACAGATGGCTCAGCCGGCTGTGTGTAAGGTGCGAACTGAGGTGATGGAGGTTACGCGCTCCATGTTAGACCGAAGCAATGCTAACTTCCTGCTCTGGCCACTTTGTGTGGAGGTGCAGCGCTGCTCAGGCTGCTGCAACACGCGGACGCTGCAGTGTGTGCCCGTTTCCACCGAGACGCGCCAtctacag ATGACTAAGATCCAGTTCGTCAACAGACAACCCTTCTACGAGAAGGTCGTCTTACCTGTGGAGGACCATCTCAGCTGTAGCTGTAAACCACGCACTGTCAGTCACACCACTTGGACGAAGACCACGACGTCCCCACCTCCTCCCCCCAGACTCGTCAGCAAACCCCCCATCTCCAGGAGTCAATCAAAAGAGGAGTTACATCGCCACGACGACCTGAAACACAACCAGAGGTTCCAGCTGGAGGATCGAGAGACTCAGTGGCAATCGAAATACACACTGTCGCACACGCAGAGAGCGCCCGTACACACGCCCGTACGCACGCCCGCACACACGGAAGACGCATCGACGAGGCACGCGAGCTTTGGCGTAACACGTATGCTGAGCGACACGACGCAACACCTCACACCGACGCAAGAGCACCACAGACACCACTCGGAGCCGGAGAAGGTTCAGGAACACCACGGGCACTCTGGCAGTGGCGACAACAAGATAAAATCCACAGCAAGCGGAGAACACACAGAACATCGTCAGCATCACCACGACAACCACGAAGCAGTGACAAAACACAGCCATGAGCTGACTGAATCACACGCCACTGAGCATCACCACAGCCAATCAGACGTGACGCTTCACCACAGCAGCCAATTGGAAGCCCCAGTGATCACCTTTAGCCACGTAGAGGTCATTGGCCAGTCAAGCGGCCAAAGCGAGATGCCTAGCCAATCGTCAACGCCCAGTTTGCACCAATCAGAAGAGAAGGACCAGCTCCAAAGCCAATCAGAGGCAGACAAGCTATCAGAGTCGGGGCAGGAAAAAGTAgagcatcaccatcatcaccatcatcatcatcatccaacaCAAGCTGGCACACAAAGAGCAG TGACGAACGCTCCTGCCGGCACGCCTCCTACGCCTCACACACCCCCTCCCGCCGTTCCTCAGCGGAAACGAAGGAGAAAGCAAAGGAGGAGAATGAGCAAGTCCGCCATGAGGGCCATGATCAT GGTCATGTCCTAA
- the si:ch211-79m20.1 gene encoding myb-like protein Q isoform X3 encodes MSSWVVLLVALVACLRFGGAQDPVPVSLVNLVMNSPISSMKDLQELLDVHSVEEEEDEDHSNGTHKRLPRSLGDVQMAQPAVCKVRTEVMEVTRSMLDRSNANFLLWPLCVEVQRCSGCCNTRTLQCVPVSTETRHLQMTKIQFVNRQPFYEKVVLPVEDHLSCSCKPRTVSHTTWTKTTTSPPPPPRLVSKPPISRSQSKEELHRHDDLKHNQRFQLEDRETQWQSKYTLSHTQRAPVHTPVRTPAHTEDASTRHASFGVTRMLSDTTQHLTPTQEHHRHHSEPEKVQEHHGHSGSGDNKIKSTASGEHTEHRQHHHDNHEAVTKHSHELTESHATEHHHSQSDVTLHHSSQLEAPVITFSHVEVIGQSSGQSEMPSQSSTPSLHQSEEKDQLQSQSEADKLSESGQEKVEHHHHHHHHHHPTQAGTQRAVTNAPAGTPPTPHTPPPAVPQRKRRRKQRRRMSKSAMRAMIMVMS; translated from the exons GACCCTGTCCCCGTGTCTCTGGTGAATTTGGTGATGAACTCTCCCATCTCATCCATGAAGGATCTACAGGAGCTGCTGGACGTTCACTCCGTAG aagaagaagaggacgAGGATCATTCCAATGGAACGCATAAACGCCTTCCCAGAAGTCTCG gTGATGTACAGATGGCTCAGCCGGCTGTGTGTAAGGTGCGAACTGAGGTGATGGAGGTTACGCGCTCCATGTTAGACCGAAGCAATGCTAACTTCCTGCTCTGGCCACTTTGTGTGGAGGTGCAGCGCTGCTCAGGCTGCTGCAACACGCGGACGCTGCAGTGTGTGCCCGTTTCCACCGAGACGCGCCAtctacag ATGACTAAGATCCAGTTCGTCAACAGACAACCCTTCTACGAGAAGGTCGTCTTACCTGTGGAGGACCATCTCAGCTGTAGCTGTAAACCACGCACTGTCAGTCACACCACTTGGACGAAGACCACGACGTCCCCACCTCCTCCCCCCAGACTCGTCAGCAAACCCCCCATCTCCAGGAGTCAATCAAAAGAGGAGTTACATCGCCACGACGACCTGAAACACAACCAGAGGTTCCAGCTGGAGGATCGAGAGACTCAGTGGCAATCGAAATACACACTGTCGCACACGCAGAGAGCGCCCGTACACACGCCCGTACGCACGCCCGCACACACGGAAGACGCATCGACGAGGCACGCGAGCTTTGGCGTAACACGTATGCTGAGCGACACGACGCAACACCTCACACCGACGCAAGAGCACCACAGACACCACTCGGAGCCGGAGAAGGTTCAGGAACACCACGGGCACTCTGGCAGTGGCGACAACAAGATAAAATCCACAGCAAGCGGAGAACACACAGAACATCGTCAGCATCACCACGACAACCACGAAGCAGTGACAAAACACAGCCATGAGCTGACTGAATCACACGCCACTGAGCATCACCACAGCCAATCAGACGTGACGCTTCACCACAGCAGCCAATTGGAAGCCCCAGTGATCACCTTTAGCCACGTAGAGGTCATTGGCCAGTCAAGCGGCCAAAGCGAGATGCCTAGCCAATCGTCAACGCCCAGTTTGCACCAATCAGAAGAGAAGGACCAGCTCCAAAGCCAATCAGAGGCAGACAAGCTATCAGAGTCGGGGCAGGAAAAAGTAgagcatcaccatcatcaccatcatcatcatcatccaacaCAAGCTGGCACACAAAGAGCAG TGACGAACGCTCCTGCCGGCACGCCTCCTACGCCTCACACACCCCCTCCCGCCGTTCCTCAGCGGAAACGAAGGAGAAAGCAAAGGAGGAGAATGAGCAAGTCCGCCATGAGGGCCATGATCAT GGTCATGTCCTAA